The segment CGGGGTGAAGAGGCAACTTGAGCAGCTTTACAGCCATCCCAGGGAACCATCTCCAACACGTCTGTAGGGCAAGCACGGACGCACTGGGTGCAGCCAATGCAGGTATCGTAAATTTTAACGGTATGAGACATTGAAAAAAAGGCTCCTTTCCAGTGTTCTTCTCTGCGAAAGAATCATATCAAAGCATAGTCTACAGCAGTAGCTCACAGTCGGTCATCAAAAGGCTACATAACTTTAAACAATCTCATAGGCAATGGTAAAATTTGGATGGGCTAAATCTCTCTATTGCTGATATATCAACAACATCACGGTAGCGTATTTACTTTAATGTTTTCTCAAATGGCTGATATTTGTAAACTTATATGAACTAAATGTTGGAGTTGTCTATAGTAATTATTGCCTGGTAATTATACAATGTTGAATTGAACAAATTTGTGACGAAATGTTTGGCTCTAGAGAGAGCGATGGCGGTGATTTTGTCTAAGATTTTCGGCATTTTATTTATAATTAATGTAAACCACATTACATAAACTTATGGAGCCAGACTCTTTAGCAACCGAGGTAATTCTGACACATCCCAGTCAGTCACTCGGCAGAGTCCAACTCGATTGGACACCCCAACCAGGAAACTACGTCGATTTTGAAGGTCAAACTTATGCGGTATTAGAACGCCGCCACAGATACCAATTGAAATCAGGACGTTACCACTTGCGGAATATCGCCCTTTACGTACAGTCTGCCAAAAGACCAACAGAGAAAACTTTAGTCAAAGGACGTTGGGTAATTGGTGATGCTACCTGTAGCTATAATGCACAATCGGAAATCATGCGCTGTGCTGTCAATCCCGAAGGCCCTTGTGAGTCTTGCCATTCCTACGAAAAACTAGAAATTTAACCATTACCAAAAACTTCTCCCACAGTTAAACGGTTACCGTTCACAAAATCCCATCCCGACTGGGGACGTTTGCCAGCTAACTGAACCTCACGTAAAAGTAGCAAACCCTCACCAGTTTGGGCAATAGCGCCCATTCCCTTGGCGATGCTTACCACTTCTCCTCTGCTCCCTGATAGAGTTGATAAATCAGGTAATTTTTGGTAAATTTCTGTTAATTCATCTGTCGGCTCATAACCGTAAGCATCACCAAGGGGAACCGAGGCGATAATTTTGATTCCTTGGTTGCGAAAGGTAGCTGTGCAGTTGGGGTAAAAGCCTCTGATTTGGTTATGTAATTGAATAGCACTCTTTGACCAATCCAATGTGTAGTTCTGCTTTTGAATCAAAGGTGCATAAGTCGCCGACTCATCATCTTGAGGCACAGGTACAATTTTTTGACTTGCCAAATTGAATAGAGTTTCTACTAATAAATCTCCACCAATTACAGATAGCCTCTGAGCTAAATCTTGGCTATTATCTAGCAATGCAATAGGTGTAGTTGCTTTCA is part of the Nodularia sp. LEGE 06071 genome and harbors:
- the psaC gene encoding photosystem I iron-sulfur center protein PsaC, with the translated sequence MSHTVKIYDTCIGCTQCVRACPTDVLEMVPWDGCKAAQVASSPRTEDCVGCKRCETACPTDFLSIRVYLGAETTRSMGLAY
- the fmt gene encoding methionyl-tRNA formyltransferase, encoding MKVVFFGTPHFAVPTLEKLLNQPEFEVVAVVTQPDKRRERGNKLIPSAVKAVAINHNLPVWQPQRIKKDTETLTQLQKSDADVFVVVAYGQILSPEILDMPKLGCINVHGSILPKYRGAAPIQWCLYNGEKATGITTMLMDAGMDTGAMLLKATTPIALLDNSQDLAQRLSVIGGDLLVETLFNLASQKIVPVPQDDESATYAPLIQKQNYTLDWSKSAIQLHNQIRGFYPNCTATFRNQGIKIIASVPLGDAYGYEPTDELTEIYQKLPDLSTLSGSRGEVVSIAKGMGAIAQTGEGLLLLREVQLAGKRPQSGWDFVNGNRLTVGEVFGNG
- a CDS encoding DUF6464 family protein, translated to MEPDSLATEVILTHPSQSLGRVQLDWTPQPGNYVDFEGQTYAVLERRHRYQLKSGRYHLRNIALYVQSAKRPTEKTLVKGRWVIGDATCSYNAQSEIMRCAVNPEGPCESCHSYEKLEI